A region of Pseudarthrobacter sp. NIBRBAC000502770 DNA encodes the following proteins:
- a CDS encoding DNA alkylation repair protein translates to MDSAPDQDLIASVRAALRAMADPVRAAGAQAYMKSLLPSLGVRVPDVRRITADAARTYPPASAAQLRATVLDLWRTAMFREEKYAAIDLTAHRLVTTYLDMLPVYEEIIRTGAWWDFADGVSGRICSLLLAHPEEMATLLRQWSRDPDLWIRRAAITSQLRAGTATDTELLAAVIEPNLADPEFFIRKAIGWALREYAKRAPDWVEAFAARHRDAMSPLSRREALRRISSAAPDGSGR, encoded by the coding sequence ATGGACTCCGCCCCCGACCAGGACCTCATCGCCTCCGTCAGGGCCGCCCTCCGGGCAATGGCCGATCCGGTGCGGGCCGCGGGAGCCCAGGCCTACATGAAGTCCCTGCTCCCATCGCTCGGCGTCCGGGTTCCCGACGTGCGGCGGATCACGGCGGACGCTGCGCGGACGTATCCCCCGGCATCCGCGGCCCAGCTCCGCGCCACGGTGCTCGACCTGTGGCGCACCGCTATGTTCCGCGAGGAAAAGTACGCGGCCATCGACCTGACAGCACACCGGCTGGTGACCACCTACCTGGACATGCTTCCTGTCTACGAGGAGATTATCCGGACAGGGGCGTGGTGGGATTTTGCCGATGGCGTGTCCGGCCGGATCTGCTCCCTGCTGCTGGCGCACCCTGAAGAAATGGCCACCCTCCTTCGGCAGTGGAGCCGGGACCCGGACCTCTGGATCCGGAGGGCTGCCATCACGTCGCAGCTTCGCGCGGGAACAGCCACGGACACGGAGCTGCTCGCCGCCGTCATTGAGCCGAACCTGGCGGATCCGGAGTTCTTTATCCGGAAAGCCATCGGTTGGGCACTGCGCGAGTACGCCAAGAGGGCGCCGGACTGGGTTGAGGCGTTTGCGGCCCGGCACCGGGATGCCATGAGCCCGCTGTCACGCCGGGAGGCCCTGCGCAGGATCAGCTCCGCGGCCCCGGACGGTAGCGGCCGCTAG